Within the Pseudomonas sp. SL4(2022) genome, the region CGCTAGTTAATAGGCGCTTGTTTAATATTTAGCTAAATCTTTTATTTCAATTTCATCTATCACCAGTGTGAAAATGATCTCGGTCTGTCGGGGAGAATTCTGAAATGAATTTGGTGGCATATTGCTATTAAATTCCATGATTGGTATAAATTTGACGGTATTAGAACAATAAGAAGTTAAGTGTCTTTTTATTGACGGCGTAAAATTGGCGCCTCTCTATTTTACTGCTACAACCTATTCGGAAATGATCAGTCCATGAGTACTTCCAGCGACATTTCAAGTTTGTTCAAGCTGTTTGGTGGGCGCTCGGCCCACTATCAGGAAATCTCTCAGGAAGACGAGAAGCAATCCTCCAAGGAACGGTGGCCAGGTGTGGCCAAGGTCGAGCTTTCTAGCGTACCCGCTGCCGAACCTGCTGCTTCACCTCAGGTGGCTGCAGTGGTGCGTCCGGCACTCTTTGCCGGAGCAATTGTTCAACCACCTCCCGTGCTGGCGCCAGAGCCTGCCCCTGAGCCGTCGATGCCTGTTGCCGGTGCTGCCGCTGGGCCGGACTGGGCTGCAGAAAGCCTGCAGAGCCTGCTGGGTAAGTTGGCACAGGAAGATCGCCGGGAGGTTGTCAGCACGCCGGTCCGTGCGGCACGTCCACGCCCGCATCTGGACAATATCAAGGTTGTAGCCGTGATTTCCGCCAAGGGCGGGGTCGGCAAGAGCACACTGGCTGCTGGTTTGTCCTCCGTCATGCAGCGCCAAGGACGTGCGGTGTTGGCTATTGATCTCGATCCCCAGAGCGCACTGAGTAACCACCTGGGCGTTGCCATCGATCCGATGCAGGTTGCGGCCGAAGGTTTGGCTCATTGTGTCGCCGATGTGCAGATGCGGGATTTTTGTCAGCCCACCCCCAGTGGGGTCTTTGTGCTGCCGTATGGCATTGTCGATGAAGATCAGCGTCGAGCCTTTGAGCGTCAGCTGGAGGACGAACCTGACTGGCTCGCGCAGCAGCTCTCTGAATTGCAGTTGGCAGATGGCTCGGTGGTGGTGCTTGATACGCCGCCAGGCCCCTCTGTCTATCTGCAACAGGCCTTGTCGGTTGCCAATGTGGCTGTGGTGGTGAGTCTCGCTGATGCGGCCTCCTATGCGACGCTGCCAATGATTGATCGCCTGCTTGCCACTTATACGGCTGAGCGTGAAGATTTTTATGGCGCTACGTATGTCATCAATCAGGTCGATCAATCGCGCAAACTGAGCAAAGACATCACCCAGATCATGCGCGGTATCTTGGGCAGTCGTGTGGCGGGCATCATTCATCGTGATCAGTCCATTGCCGAAGCGCTCGCCTACAGCCAGAGCGTGCTGGATTACGACCCGAGTGGCCAAGGCTGCCACGATCTGCAAGCCATCGCCCTGAACGTTCTTGCCAAGCTCTTTGCGACTCAGCGGAGTGAGCAGTTGGCATGAATTTAACCGGCATGTTTCGTGCCCGACGTGCTGCTCAGGGAAGTGCTTCGCCATATGTGATGGACCGGCCGACCTCTGCCGCTTTGCTGTTGGTGGTCGGCGCTTTACTGGCGTTGATGGTCATCGTACCGATGGACGTAGAGCAGCAAATGCTGTTCTCTGCGGCGTGCATGATCGCTGCGCTGGTACTGCGCAGAACCGCGAATCGCGTGGCTATTCTGGCCATGATCGTGCTCTCAGTTGTGGCCTCGTTGCGCTACATGTATTGGCGTCTGACCTCGTCTCTGGGGTTCGACAACTGGCTCAACATGCTGTTTGGTTATGGGTTGGTACTGGCCGAGCTCTATGCCCTGCTGGTACTGCTGTTTGGTTATTTGCAGACGGCCTGGCCGCTGCAGCGCAAGCCATACCCGCTCCCGGCTGACAGCAGCGTCTGGCCTACAGTCGATGTATTCATTCCGACTTATAACGAGCCGCTGGATATCATTAAACTGACCGCTTTTGCGGCGCAGGCGATCGATTGGCCCAAAGACAAGCTGCGTGTGTATGTGCTCGATGACGGTCGCCGCGACGAGTTCCGGGAATTTTGTGAGTCGGTGGGGATCGGCTACATCATTCGGCCGGATAACAACCATGCCAAAGCCGGCAATCTCAACTTTGCCCTGACCCAGACTTCAGGCGAGTACATTGCCATCTTCGATGCGGATCACGTGCCGACGCGTTCCTTTTTGCAAGTGGGCATGGGCTGGTTTCTCAAAGACCCGAAGCTGGCGATGCTGCAAACGCCGCACTTCTTTTTCTCCCCTGATCCGTTTGAAAAGAACCTCGACACGTTCCGCTCTGTACCCAACGAAGGCGAGTTGTTTTATGGGCTGGTTCAGGACGGCAATGACCTGTGGAACGCCACGTTTTTCTGCGGCTCGTGCGCCATTATCAAGCGTGGCCCGCTGGAAGAGGTGGGTGGAATCGCCGTTGAAACGGTGACCGAAGATGCGCACACCGCCCTGAAACTCAATCGGCTGGGTTACAACACGGCGTACCTGGCAATACCTCAGGCAGCCGGTTTGGCCACGGAGAGTCTGTCTGGTCATATCGGGCAGCGCATTCGCTGGGCGCGTGGGATGGCGCAAATCTTCCGCACCGACAACCCGCTGCTTGGCAAAGGCCTCAGCCTCGGGCAGCGGTTCTGTTACCTGAATGCCATGCTGCACTTCTTCTATGGCTTGCCGCGTCTGGTGTTTCTCACCGCGCCGCTGGCCTACCTGATCTTCGAGGCGCAGATTTTCCAGGCACCGGCCCTGCTGATTGTGGCCTATGCGTTGCCGCATATCCTGCTGGCCAGCGTCACCAACTCCACCATTCAGGGACGCTTTCGTCACTCGTTCTGGAACGAGGTGTATGAGTCGGTATTGGCCTGGTACATCATGCGCCCGGTATTGCTGGCCATGATCAACCCCAAACTTGGCAAGTTCAACGTGACGGCCAAGGGCGGGGTGATTGATGAAAGCTATTTCGATTGGAAAATGGCTAGACCCTACATCGTTGTCCTGGCGCTGAATCTTATCGGCATGTTGGTGGGTGTGGCCAAACTCGGGTTTGATCCGGATGCCAGCGCCGTGACCTTGCTGATCAACCTGGTCTGGACGCTCTACAACATCATTATCAGTGCCGCCGCCGTTGCTGTAGCCAGTGAGGCGCGGCAGATCCGCGCCGAGCCGCGTGTTTTCGCCACCTTGCCGGCCATGCTGGGGCTGGCCAATGGCAAGACAATTGCCTGCCAAACCAACGATTTTTCGCAGCGCGGCGTCGGCATTCATTTGCCCGAAGGTGTTCAGGTTGCCTGTGGTGAACAGGTGCATGTCTCCCTGTTTCGCGATGGCGAAGAGGGCGTTTTTCCGGCCAGTGTAGTGTTTAGTCATGGCCAGACCCTGGGCCTGAATTTCGCCAATCTGAGCTTGCAACAACAAAGTGAACTGGCCCGCCTGACGTTCTCGCGCGCTGATACCTGGGCCAAGAGCTGGGGCACGGGTGTGGTGGATACCCCGCTCGGTGCGCTTGCTGAAGTAACCGGGATTGGTTGGCGCGGGATATGTCTGCTCTCGCGTGCCACGTTTGATGAGTCCGTACGTCATTTACGCGCCCTGTCTTTTACCCCTAGATCCACTCCGAGGAATCCATGAGTCAGAAACGCAAAGGCATGCTATCCCTCTGGTTCGCCTTGTCGATTCCATTGCTCGCTTCGAGCCTGCCGACGGCCTGGGCTGAAGAAGTTGTTGAAACCCAGGAGCCTGCCGCTGAAGACGGTGCGTTGGTCGAAGAGGTGGTTGTGCCGGAGTTTGTGCCGACTTACAGCGCCACGCTCAAGCAATTGGGGGCCAATTACCCCATGCACTTGCGCGGTATCGAAGGCAGTGACAGCGTCAGCTTCGATGTGCGATCCGATCAAGTGGTGACCAAAGCCCGGGTCAATCTTGAATACAGTTATTCGCCGTCACTGCTCAGTGATCTCTCGCAGATCAACGTGATGGTCAACGATCAGGTGGCCGCTAGCCTGCCGGTTCCCAAGGAGACCGCAGGTACCTTGCAACAGCAGGTGGTGGACATCCCGGCACACCTGGTTACCGAGTTCAACCGCCTGACGCTGCAGCTGATCGGTCACTACACCATGATGTGTGAGGATCCGCTGCATTCAAGCCTGTGGGCCAAAGTCAGCAACACCAGTCAGCTCGAACTGGAGACCACGCAGATTGCCTTGCCGGACGATTTGGCCCGGTTGCCTTTGCCATTCTTTGACGGACGTGATTCACGTGCGCTGGAATTGCCTTTTGTATTTGCCAGCAGCCCTGACAATCGCACCCTGGAAGCCGCTGGTGCGGTAGCGTCCTGGTTTGGTGCGTTGGCCAGTTATCGTGGTGCGCGGTTTCCGGTCAGCCTGGGCCAGTTGCCTGAGAAGGGGCACGCGATTGTTTTGATGGTGGGCAGTGCCACCATGGCCGGCATTGAGCTGCCGCCGAGCGGCCTGCCAACGCTGAGCATGCTTGCTAACCCCAATGATCCGTTCGGTAAGCTGCTGGTAATTGCGGCGCGTGATGCTGATCAACTCAAGCAGGCCGCTTTGTCCCTGGTGAGTGGCAGCAAGGTGCTGGCAGGTTCCAGCGCGCAGGTTGAGCGGTTTGAAAACCTGCAGCCGCGTACACCCTATGATGCGCCAAACTGGCTGCCCAGCGACCGTCCGGTACAGCTGGGCGAGCTCAGTGACGCCAAGCGTTTGAGCGTTTCCGGTTACGACCCAGGCACCATCAACCTGCCCATGCGTTTGCCTCCGGACCTATTCAACTGGCGCGAGAAAGGGGTGCCGCTGCACCTTAAATACCGTTACACGCCGCAGCCGGTCTCCACCAACTCTTCGTTGCTGATCAGTGTCAGCGGCAAGTTCATCAAGTCACTGCCGCTGCCTTCGCAAGAGAGCCTGAAAGACGACGAGTCGCTGCTGGCCAAGCTGCAGCAGGATGAAAGCCTGTTGCAAGAGAGCAAACTGCTTTTGCCGCTCGACAGCCTGCCGCTGCAGTCTGCGTTGCAACTGCGCTTTATGTACGACTACATCAAGCAGGGTGAGTGCCGCGACATCATCATCGACAATATGCGTGGCACCATCGAGGCAGACTCCACCCTCGACCTCAGTGGTTACGAGCATTTCATTGCCATGCCCAACCTGGGTGTGTTCCAGAGCAGTGGCTTTCCGTTTACGCGTATGGCCGACCTTTCCGAAACCGCTGTGGTGATGCCTGCCGGTGCCGGGGTCGAAGAGATTTCCCTGTACCTGGATGTTATGGGTCGCTTCGGTGATTCGACCGGGCTGCCGGCCAGTGCCGTCAGCGTTGTCCAGGGTGATCAGGATGAGCCGCTGGAAGGTAAGGATTTACTGGTGCTGGCAGCCGGGAGCAATCAGCCGCTGCTGCAACGCTGGGCGGATCACTTACCGGCCAGTCTGACAGGTCAGTCGAGCTTTGAAATGTCTGACCTGGTGCACCGCATGCGCACCTGGGTGGGCTCCGATACCCGTGCCAATCAGCGTCAGGCGCGCAGCAGTCTGGCGCTCGCCACAGGGGGCGCCGGTGCCTTCCTGACTGGCTTTGAGTCGCCGCTCGACAGCGGACGCAGTGTGGTGGTGATTGCTGCGTCCAGTCCGGACAAGCTGGTCGATATCAGCTCGGCCCTGCGAGGCGGTGAGGATTACGAAGAGTCGATCCAGGGCAGTCTGGCGGTGATCAATGGCAAACGCATCAGTTCGCTGGTCGCCGAAGATCAGTATTACGTGGGGGAACTGGGCTGGTTGCGTTACCTGCAATGGCTGCTGGCACACAATCTCTTCTTGATGCTGTTGTTGACCGCTGTGGCGGTAAGCCTGGCCAGCCTGTTGCTGTTCTTCACCCTGCGTGCTCGTGCCCGTGCACGTTTGAGCGATTGAGGTCGATCATGAACCGGCCTGTTCTAAGCCTGTGCGCAGGCCTGCTTTTACTGGTTGGCGGTACAACGGCCAATGCGGCCTGCTCCATAGAGTGGCCGCACTGGCAGCGATTTGCCGAGCACTGGATTCAGCCCGATGGCCGTGTGCTGGAGTCGAGCCTGGAAAAGAACCACAGCACTTCCGAGGGGCAGTCCTATGCGCTGTTCTTTGCGCTGGTTGCCAATGATCAAGCGCGGTTCGAGACCATCTGGCGCTGGAGTCGCGAAAACCTGATGGGTAATGCCCCACAAACGACCTTGCCGGCCTGGCTCTGGGGGCAAGGTAAGGACGGGGTGTGGAAGGTTCAGGATGCCAACTCGGCCTCCGATGCTGACCTGTGGTTTGTCTACGCGCTGCTCGAGGGTGCGCGTCTGTGGCAAAAGCCGCAGTACCGAGACGATGCTCTGAGCCTGTTGGCGCAGATTAAGAAGCAGGAAATCACGGAGCTGCCAGGTCTTGGGGCCGTGCTATTACCGGGACCGATAGGCTTCTCGCATATAGGTCACTTGTGGCGCATCAACCCCAGTTATCAACCTCTGCCGCTGATGCGCCGGCTTGCCGCTGTCGACCCCAAAGGACCGTGGAATGCCATTGCCGCGCACACCGCCACCTTGCAGAACGAGGCGGGCGAGCATGGTTTTGCGGCTGACTGGATTGGTTACCGCGCTGTGTCGGACACCGCCGGATTGTTTGCCAGCGACCCAATGAAAGGCGACAGCGGCAGTTATGATGCCATTCGCGTCTATCTGTGGGCTGGCATGACGCATCCCAAAGACCCACTGGCCAAGCCGCTGCTGGCCAGTCTGCATGGCATGGCCCGCGCCACTGCATCCAGTGGTTTACCGCCGGAGAAGGTCAATGTGCGCCATGGCAGCACCGAAGGACAGAGCCCGAGTGGTTTTTCCGGTGCCCTGGTGCCTTATTTCCGCGCCAAGGGTCAGCCCTGGTTGGAAGAGTTACAGGACCAGCGCGCCCGTGCAGCAATTGATCAGTGGATTGCCGGCACGGGCCCGGCGCCCTTCTATTACGACTACATGCTCAGCCTGTTTGGTCTTGGCTGGGCCGATCAGTATTACCAGTTTGCGGCTGATGGCCGTCTGCAACCGCGTTGGGAGAATTCATGTTCCGCTACCGCCCGCTAACTTTGGCGCTGTTGGCTGCGATCGCCCACGGCAGTCTCCAGGCTGAGACTGAGGGCACGCACACCCTGCTGATTGAGCAAGGGCATTTCTGGCAAAACCAGGAGAAGCCCAAGCGTGCTGCGGAAGTGTGGAACAAGCTCTTGCTGCTCGACGCCAATCAACCGGATGCGCTCTATGGCTTGGGCCTGATTGCGGTTCAGGCGGCCAAACCGGTCGAAGCCAATCACTATCTGCAACGCCTGCAGGCGATACAACCGCTGCCGCGTCAGGCGCTTTTGTTGGAACAGGATATCCGCTTGCTGGACCCCGTAAACCAGAAGCTGTTGGATGAGGCTCGCTTGCTGGTGGAGTCCGATGAGCGCGCCAAGGCGGTGGATGTCTACCGCCGCGCGTTGGGGGGGAAGCCGGGGCAGGGGCAAGTCGGCCTGGAGTTCTATAACAACCTGGGTTACGTCGATCAGCACTGGACCGAGGCGCGGCGTGGCATGGAGCGTCTGCAGCGTGAGTTCCCCAATGATCCCTACATCGCGCTGTTCCTGGCCAAACACCTGGCGCGTAATCAGGGCGCACGCGAGGAGGGCATTCGTGCCCTGGCCAAGTTGGCCGAGCGTGAGGATATTGGCGGTGATGCGGATGAAAGCTGGCGCCTGGCCCTGACCTGGATGGGCCCACCCAAGCCGGCGCAGCAGCCACTTTTTGAGCAGTTTCTGCGTACTCACCCGGATGATGAAGAAATCCGGGCCTTGCTGATCAAAGGACGAACCCAGCCCAGCGCCGGAAGCGGGGCTGTGGCCTGGCGTCGTGATCCCGTGCTGGACAGTGGATTGAAAGCGCTGGAGCAGGACAACCTGGTCGTGGCTGAGCGCGACCTGACGGCCTACCTGAAATCATATCCCAATGACGCCGACGCGTTGGGTGGCCTGGGTATTCTGCGTCAGCGTCAGGAGCGCTTTGAAGATGCCGAAGTGCTGTTGACCAAAGCAGTCAGGCAGGGCGGTCGTTCCTGGCAGCGTGCGCTGGATGACGTGCGCTACTGGTCACTGTTGCAACGTGCGCGAGACAACCTGGCACGTGACAAGGTTGCCGATGCACGGCAGCAGCTGGAGCAGGCGCGGCGCCTGAAGCCCAATGACAGTGAAGCACTCCTGGCCCTTGCCGAGTTGCAGGCCCAGCAGGGTGATTTAGCCGCCGCTGAAGCCGGATACCGACAGGCATTGGCATCGCGCAGCCAGGAAGCCCGTGCATTGCGTGGGCTGGCCCAGGTTCTGGGTGAGCAGGGCAAGCCCGATGAAGCATTGCGCTTGTTGGAGCGTCTGCCCAAAACTGAGCGCGAGAAGCTGGGTGGGCTTGGGCAATTGCGTGCCGAGCAGGCGTTGCAGCGTGCGCGGGCCGCAGAAAAGCGGGGTGATACCCAAGGCATGCGTCAGGAGCTTGAAACCGCCCTGCGCGATGATCCGAATAATGCCTGGGCACGTTTTGCTTTAGCCCGTCTTTATGTGGATCTGGGTGCCATCAGCGAAGCGCGCAGCCTGATGGACGGGCTGTTGGCCAATAAACCGAACGACCGCGACGCGCTGTACACCAGTGCTCTGCTCTCGATTCAGTTGAATGAATGGCAGCAAGCGCAATCCACCCTTGCCCGTATACCGCGCAATGCACGCAATGCCGATATCAACCGGCTGGTGGCGGAAGTGGAGTTCAACCTGCAGCTGCAGCGTATCAATGAGCTCAGCCGCAGTGGCCGCAAGGCCGAAGCGCGTGCGTTCTTGCAGCGTATCGAGCCGCAGGCGGATGCCAAACCGGCGCGACTGGCCGCTTTTGCTGCGGCCTATGCCGATGCCAATGATCCGCAGCGGGCGATTGCCATCATGCGCGACCTGTTGGCCCGCAGTCCGCGGGCAGATCTGTCACTGACGTTGAGTTATGCCAGTGTGCTGCTGGAAGCCGAGCAGGATACTGAGGTCGCCGGCATTCTGCGTGATTTGCAGGGGCGCAGCATGACCGTCGAGCAGCGTCAGCAGTATGACGATCTGCTCTTTTATTACCGGGTTCGCCAGGCTGAGCAATTGCGTCAGCGCGGCGAACTGGCGGCCGCTTATGACACCTTGGCACCTGCCTTGGCGCAGCGTCCGCAGGATCGCCTGGCGGTATCGGCCCTGGCGCGCATGTATGGCGCCAATGGTGATACGGGCAAGGCGCTGGAATTGTTCAAGCCGCTGGTCAAGCGCCACCCGGATGATGCCAACCTGCTGGTGGGTGCCGCTGACATGGCGGCCCAGGAAGCTGAGAACGCTTACGCTGAAGATGCTCTGGAGCGTGCGTTGAAGCTGGCGCCCAATGAGGTCGATGTCCTTACCACGGCCGCCCGTGTTTATCGTTACTTGGGACGCACCGGAACGGCTGCCGAGTTGCTCGGTAAAGTGGTTGCCCAGGAAAAACTGGAGCAGAACCCGACCTACGCGACCAATACCCGGCCGGCCGCGGCGCCCGCCAATCCCTTTGCCGGTATTGGCGCTACAACCGCTGTACCGGATGCGATTCCGGCGCCGGTGGAAAGCCTGGCCATGGCGCCGCGCACCAGCGCGGCACGTCCTGTGGAACTGATCCCCGCCCCGGTGGAGCGGCAGACGGCGCGCACAGCCCCCGTTTTTTTGGCGGAGCCGCTTACGACCAACCCGCCGCCATTAAGGGCCAGGGCGGATGCACAACCGGCCAGTAACCCCTTTGTGCTGGTCGACGACCCGGCAGAGATTGATCCGCGTGCGGGCATGAGCGAGGCCGCACGGGCGCTGGACGACATCATGCAACAGCGCAGTCCCTATCTGGTTCAAGGCCTGACGGCGCGCACCAATGACAGTGAGTCGGGGCTGAGCAAGATCACTGACATTCAGGCTCCTTTTGAAGCCAGTATGCCGCTGGGTGATAACCGTCTGGCTGTGCGCGTCACCCCGGTTTCGCTGAATGCCGGCAGTGTTGGTGAGGGCGCTCGTGATCGCTTTGGCGGTGGCCCTGTGGCAACGCTGGCCAATCCCGGTGTTTCACCGGGTTCGCAGAAAGATTCTGGTGTTGGTCTGGCAGTGGCGTTCGAGAACCCCGGCGAAGGTTTTAAAGCTGATCTGGGCACTACGCCACAGGGCTTTCTTTACAGCACGGCGGTCGGTGGCGTGAGCCTGGAACGCAGTGTTGCCGGCAGTCCGGATCTGCATTGGAGTGGCAAGCTGTCGCGTCGCGCCGTGACGGACAGCCTGTTGTCTTTTGCCGGTGCCGAAGATGAGCGCACCGGGCAGAAGTGGGGCGGGGTAACCGCCAACGGCGGACGCGCTCAGCTGAGCTTTGATGACCGTGAAGTCGGTGCCTATGCCTACGTCGGTATGCACCGCTTGATGGGTAACAATGTTGAGGACAATGACCGGTTTGAACTGGGCTCCGGCGTCTACTGGTACCTGCAGAATGACGAACAGAGTCAGTCGACTATTGGTCTGAACCTCCTGGGCATCGGTTATCAGGAGAATCAGGGGCACTTCACCTTCGGTCATGGTGGTTATTTCAGTCCG harbors:
- a CDS encoding cellulose biosynthesis protein BcsC, with the protein product MFRYRPLTLALLAAIAHGSLQAETEGTHTLLIEQGHFWQNQEKPKRAAEVWNKLLLLDANQPDALYGLGLIAVQAAKPVEANHYLQRLQAIQPLPRQALLLEQDIRLLDPVNQKLLDEARLLVESDERAKAVDVYRRALGGKPGQGQVGLEFYNNLGYVDQHWTEARRGMERLQREFPNDPYIALFLAKHLARNQGAREEGIRALAKLAEREDIGGDADESWRLALTWMGPPKPAQQPLFEQFLRTHPDDEEIRALLIKGRTQPSAGSGAVAWRRDPVLDSGLKALEQDNLVVAERDLTAYLKSYPNDADALGGLGILRQRQERFEDAEVLLTKAVRQGGRSWQRALDDVRYWSLLQRARDNLARDKVADARQQLEQARRLKPNDSEALLALAELQAQQGDLAAAEAGYRQALASRSQEARALRGLAQVLGEQGKPDEALRLLERLPKTEREKLGGLGQLRAEQALQRARAAEKRGDTQGMRQELETALRDDPNNAWARFALARLYVDLGAISEARSLMDGLLANKPNDRDALYTSALLSIQLNEWQQAQSTLARIPRNARNADINRLVAEVEFNLQLQRINELSRSGRKAEARAFLQRIEPQADAKPARLAAFAAAYADANDPQRAIAIMRDLLARSPRADLSLTLSYASVLLEAEQDTEVAGILRDLQGRSMTVEQRQQYDDLLFYYRVRQAEQLRQRGELAAAYDTLAPALAQRPQDRLAVSALARMYGANGDTGKALELFKPLVKRHPDDANLLVGAADMAAQEAENAYAEDALERALKLAPNEVDVLTTAARVYRYLGRTGTAAELLGKVVAQEKLEQNPTYATNTRPAAAPANPFAGIGATTAVPDAIPAPVESLAMAPRTSAARPVELIPAPVERQTARTAPVFLAEPLTTNPPPLRARADAQPASNPFVLVDDPAEIDPRAGMSEAARALDDIMQQRSPYLVQGLTARTNDSESGLSKITDIQAPFEASMPLGDNRLAVRVTPVSLNAGSVGEGARDRFGGGPVATLANPGVSPGSQKDSGVGLAVAFENPGEGFKADLGTTPQGFLYSTAVGGVSLERSVAGSPDLHWSGKLSRRAVTDSLLSFAGAEDERTGQKWGGVTANGGRAQLSFDDREVGAYAYVGMHRLMGNNVEDNDRFELGSGVYWYLQNDEQSQSTIGLNLLGIGYQENQGHFTFGHGGYFSPQTFFAIGVPVTWARRYDRLTFQLKGSVGVQTIQQDDADYHPGEAALQAAASRALGREAVYEGSSDTGIGYNLSGAAEYRLGSNFFVGGQVGVDNAQDYRQWNGGLYLRYMFEDMTGPMALPVSPYQSPYAN
- the bcsB gene encoding cellulose biosynthesis cyclic di-GMP-binding regulatory protein BcsB; this encodes MSQKRKGMLSLWFALSIPLLASSLPTAWAEEVVETQEPAAEDGALVEEVVVPEFVPTYSATLKQLGANYPMHLRGIEGSDSVSFDVRSDQVVTKARVNLEYSYSPSLLSDLSQINVMVNDQVAASLPVPKETAGTLQQQVVDIPAHLVTEFNRLTLQLIGHYTMMCEDPLHSSLWAKVSNTSQLELETTQIALPDDLARLPLPFFDGRDSRALELPFVFASSPDNRTLEAAGAVASWFGALASYRGARFPVSLGQLPEKGHAIVLMVGSATMAGIELPPSGLPTLSMLANPNDPFGKLLVIAARDADQLKQAALSLVSGSKVLAGSSAQVERFENLQPRTPYDAPNWLPSDRPVQLGELSDAKRLSVSGYDPGTINLPMRLPPDLFNWREKGVPLHLKYRYTPQPVSTNSSLLISVSGKFIKSLPLPSQESLKDDESLLAKLQQDESLLQESKLLLPLDSLPLQSALQLRFMYDYIKQGECRDIIIDNMRGTIEADSTLDLSGYEHFIAMPNLGVFQSSGFPFTRMADLSETAVVMPAGAGVEEISLYLDVMGRFGDSTGLPASAVSVVQGDQDEPLEGKDLLVLAAGSNQPLLQRWADHLPASLTGQSSFEMSDLVHRMRTWVGSDTRANQRQARSSLALATGGAGAFLTGFESPLDSGRSVVVIAASSPDKLVDISSALRGGEDYEESIQGSLAVINGKRISSLVAEDQYYVGELGWLRYLQWLLAHNLFLMLLLTAVAVSLASLLLFFTLRARARARLSD
- the bcsZ gene encoding cellulose synthase complex periplasmic endoglucanase BcsZ; this translates as MNRPVLSLCAGLLLLVGGTTANAACSIEWPHWQRFAEHWIQPDGRVLESSLEKNHSTSEGQSYALFFALVANDQARFETIWRWSRENLMGNAPQTTLPAWLWGQGKDGVWKVQDANSASDADLWFVYALLEGARLWQKPQYRDDALSLLAQIKKQEITELPGLGAVLLPGPIGFSHIGHLWRINPSYQPLPLMRRLAAVDPKGPWNAIAAHTATLQNEAGEHGFAADWIGYRAVSDTAGLFASDPMKGDSGSYDAIRVYLWAGMTHPKDPLAKPLLASLHGMARATASSGLPPEKVNVRHGSTEGQSPSGFSGALVPYFRAKGQPWLEELQDQRARAAIDQWIAGTGPAPFYYDYMLSLFGLGWADQYYQFAADGRLQPRWENSCSATAR
- the bcsQ gene encoding cellulose biosynthesis protein BcsQ: MSTSSDISSLFKLFGGRSAHYQEISQEDEKQSSKERWPGVAKVELSSVPAAEPAASPQVAAVVRPALFAGAIVQPPPVLAPEPAPEPSMPVAGAAAGPDWAAESLQSLLGKLAQEDRREVVSTPVRAARPRPHLDNIKVVAVISAKGGVGKSTLAAGLSSVMQRQGRAVLAIDLDPQSALSNHLGVAIDPMQVAAEGLAHCVADVQMRDFCQPTPSGVFVLPYGIVDEDQRRAFERQLEDEPDWLAQQLSELQLADGSVVVLDTPPGPSVYLQQALSVANVAVVVSLADAASYATLPMIDRLLATYTAEREDFYGATYVINQVDQSRKLSKDITQIMRGILGSRVAGIIHRDQSIAEALAYSQSVLDYDPSGQGCHDLQAIALNVLAKLFATQRSEQLA
- the bcsA gene encoding UDP-forming cellulose synthase catalytic subunit, coding for MDRPTSAALLLVVGALLALMVIVPMDVEQQMLFSAACMIAALVLRRTANRVAILAMIVLSVVASLRYMYWRLTSSLGFDNWLNMLFGYGLVLAELYALLVLLFGYLQTAWPLQRKPYPLPADSSVWPTVDVFIPTYNEPLDIIKLTAFAAQAIDWPKDKLRVYVLDDGRRDEFREFCESVGIGYIIRPDNNHAKAGNLNFALTQTSGEYIAIFDADHVPTRSFLQVGMGWFLKDPKLAMLQTPHFFFSPDPFEKNLDTFRSVPNEGELFYGLVQDGNDLWNATFFCGSCAIIKRGPLEEVGGIAVETVTEDAHTALKLNRLGYNTAYLAIPQAAGLATESLSGHIGQRIRWARGMAQIFRTDNPLLGKGLSLGQRFCYLNAMLHFFYGLPRLVFLTAPLAYLIFEAQIFQAPALLIVAYALPHILLASVTNSTIQGRFRHSFWNEVYESVLAWYIMRPVLLAMINPKLGKFNVTAKGGVIDESYFDWKMARPYIVVLALNLIGMLVGVAKLGFDPDASAVTLLINLVWTLYNIIISAAAVAVASEARQIRAEPRVFATLPAMLGLANGKTIACQTNDFSQRGVGIHLPEGVQVACGEQVHVSLFRDGEEGVFPASVVFSHGQTLGLNFANLSLQQQSELARLTFSRADTWAKSWGTGVVDTPLGALAEVTGIGWRGICLLSRATFDESVRHLRALSFTPRSTPRNP